One segment of Rickettsiales bacterium Ac37b DNA contains the following:
- a CDS encoding Non-canonical purine NTP pyrophosphatase — protein MVLNINKDLLIATSNHDKVKEFTSLLSQFHLQTKSLQDFEPIPSPEENGTTFADNANIKAIYYSNKYNIMTLADDSGLCIDELDGFPGILSARFAEEQNGFSNAINKIQFLLNLQGKTTSKAHFICALSLRFPKGHIENFTGKVTGTLTFPPRGNNGFGYDPIFVPLGYNSTFAEMAQTEKNTLSHRNLAVQALITFLSIN, from the coding sequence ATGGTATTAAACATAAATAAAGATTTATTAATAGCCACCAGTAATCATGATAAAGTCAAAGAATTTACCTCATTATTATCCCAATTTCATTTGCAAACAAAATCTTTACAGGATTTTGAACCTATTCCTTCACCTGAAGAAAACGGTACTACTTTTGCCGACAATGCTAATATAAAAGCAATATATTATAGTAATAAATATAATATAATGACTCTTGCTGATGATTCAGGATTATGTATAGATGAACTGGATGGTTTTCCAGGCATATTATCTGCACGCTTTGCTGAAGAACAGAATGGATTTAGTAATGCAATAAATAAAATACAATTTTTACTAAATTTACAAGGTAAAACTACTAGTAAAGCGCATTTTATATGTGCTTTATCTTTAAGATTTCCCAAGGGCCATATAGAAAATTTTACTGGCAAAGTAACGGGCACTCTTACTTTTCCTCCTAGAGGTAATAATGGATTTGGATATGACCCGATTTTTGTACCTTTAGGGTATAATTCTACTTTTGCCGAAATGGCCCAAACAGAAAAAAACACCCTAAGTCACCGAAATCTTGCCGTACAAGCATTAATAACTTTTTTATCAATAAATTAA
- the rph gene encoding Ribonuclease PH, whose amino-acid sequence MRLSGRLATEIRSASIEPNFYNHAEGSCLIKMGNTHVICSASLDETIPPFLRGKNKGWVTAEYSMLPRSTLSRTKREAVLGKQSGRTQEIQRLIGRALRSVVKLEQLGERQIIVDCDVVQADGGTRTACITGGYVALYLALKKMHNMKLIRSIPITEEIAAISCGVHSGEAITDLDYQEDSNADVDANFVMTASGQLVEIQGTAENHPFTEETFYKMLALAKDSIAQLIHIQRDAINNGIKHK is encoded by the coding sequence ATGCGTCTTTCAGGCCGGTTAGCAACCGAAATACGTTCAGCAAGTATAGAACCAAATTTTTATAACCATGCAGAAGGTTCATGTCTCATTAAAATGGGTAATACTCATGTAATATGCTCTGCTTCGTTAGATGAAACTATACCTCCCTTTTTACGTGGTAAGAATAAAGGATGGGTTACTGCTGAATATAGTATGCTGCCACGCTCTACCCTATCTAGAACTAAAAGAGAAGCTGTACTTGGGAAACAATCTGGTAGAACGCAAGAAATACAGCGTTTGATTGGACGGGCTCTGAGATCGGTTGTAAAATTAGAACAACTTGGAGAACGGCAAATTATTGTAGATTGTGATGTAGTACAAGCAGATGGAGGTACTAGAACTGCGTGTATAACTGGAGGTTATGTGGCTTTATACCTAGCTCTAAAAAAAATGCATAATATGAAATTAATACGCTCCATACCCATTACTGAAGAAATTGCAGCTATTTCATGCGGCGTGCATTCTGGAGAAGCAATTACCGATTTAGATTATCAAGAAGACAGCAATGCCGATGTAGATGCTAATTTTGTTATGACAGCTTCTGGGCAGTTGGTAGAAATTCAAGGCACAGCTGAAAATCACCCATTTACTGAAGAAACTTTTTATAAAATGCTGGCTCTAGCAAAAGATTCTATTGCACAATTAATTCATATTCAAAGAGATGCTATCAATAATGGTATTAAACATAAATAA
- the grpE gene encoding HSP-70 cofactor translates to MESKNDDEMPNNELNETKILEENPKSAESKNGEFSENIKQQDQEVIQNFEKEITLLKDQLLRAVAETENVRRRAEKQYEEASKFAITNFARDLINVMENLYRATEFASSSDVAFTPELKAVIEGVEITQKEFISVFEKHGLKRIVPARGEKFDHNIHQAVAHVEDQELESGLVTQIMQAGYTLKDRLLRPAMVAVSK, encoded by the coding sequence ATGGAATCAAAAAACGATGATGAAATGCCAAATAATGAATTAAATGAAACTAAAATTTTAGAAGAAAATCCAAAATCTGCAGAAAGCAAAAATGGAGAATTTTCAGAAAATATAAAGCAGCAAGACCAAGAGGTAATACAGAATTTTGAAAAAGAAATCACCTTACTTAAAGATCAACTTTTAAGAGCTGTAGCTGAAACTGAAAATGTACGTCGTAGAGCTGAAAAGCAATATGAAGAAGCTTCTAAATTTGCAATTACTAATTTTGCTAGAGATTTAATTAACGTTATGGAAAATTTATATCGTGCTACTGAATTTGCATCAAGTAGTGATGTAGCATTCACTCCAGAATTAAAAGCAGTTATAGAAGGCGTAGAAATTACCCAAAAAGAATTTATATCAGTTTTTGAAAAACATGGATTAAAGCGCATAGTACCAGCTCGCGGTGAGAAATTTGACCATAATATACATCAAGCTGTAGCACATGTAGAAGATCAAGAATTAGAATCTGGTTTGGTAACACAAATTATGCAAGCTGGGTATACTTTGAAAGATAGGTTATTGCGTCCTGCTATGGTAGCAGTTTCTAAATAA
- the kdsA gene encoding 2-dehydro-3-deoxyphosphooctonate aldolase, with amino-acid sequence MVIHKHIKLNNFSIGNNLPLVLIAGPCQLESESHALEMADALVSMASKLSINFIYKSSFDKANRTSVSGKRGIGLEKSLPIFEAIKNKYGCPVLTDVHNEDQCKVIGEVVDVLQIPAFLCRQTDLLKAAAQTNKVINIKKGQFLAPWDMKNIVEKMISFGNDNILLTERGVSFGYNTLVSDMRSLPIMGETGMPVVFDATHSVQQPGGMGQASGGQRHFVSTLAKAATAVGIAAVFLETHQDPDNAPSDGPCMVKLNELPLLMKQLIEFDKLAKQLP; translated from the coding sequence ATGGTAATTCATAAACATATTAAACTAAATAATTTTAGTATAGGTAATAATTTACCGCTAGTTTTAATAGCGGGTCCTTGCCAACTTGAATCAGAATCACATGCTTTAGAAATGGCTGATGCATTGGTGAGTATGGCATCCAAATTATCTATTAATTTTATTTATAAATCTTCTTTTGATAAGGCAAATAGAACTAGTGTTAGTGGTAAACGAGGGATAGGTCTAGAAAAATCTTTACCTATTTTTGAAGCCATAAAAAATAAATATGGCTGTCCTGTTTTAACCGATGTGCATAATGAAGATCAGTGTAAAGTTATAGGTGAAGTAGTTGATGTGCTGCAAATACCTGCTTTCTTATGTAGACAAACAGATCTTCTAAAAGCTGCTGCTCAAACTAATAAAGTTATTAATATTAAAAAGGGGCAGTTTTTAGCGCCGTGGGATATGAAAAATATAGTAGAAAAAATGATCTCCTTTGGAAATGACAATATATTACTTACTGAAAGAGGTGTAAGTTTTGGCTATAATACCTTGGTATCTGATATGAGGTCATTACCAATCATGGGAGAAACTGGTATGCCTGTTGTCTTTGATGCTACACATTCTGTACAACAACCAGGAGGTATGGGACAAGCCAGTGGTGGACAGAGGCATTTTGTCTCTACACTTGCTAAAGCTGCAACTGCTGTTGGGATTGCTGCTGTATTTTTGGAAACTCATCAAGATCCAGATAATGCACCAAGTGATGGTCCATGTATGGTGAAATTAAATGAGCTGCCTCTGCTGATGAAGCAGCTTATAGAATTTGATAAATTAGCAAAACAGTTGCCTTAA
- the erpA gene encoding Iron-sulfur cluster insertion protein erpA — MSTEKFLITENAAKQIVKLLQLEEPNAKFRIEVIGGGCSGFKYNLGFDVKSNQNDVIFQKDGALVVIDETSLNSFMQGSILDFVETLGSSYFEIKNPNSSARCGCGSSFSI; from the coding sequence ATGAGTACAGAAAAATTTCTTATCACAGAGAATGCGGCTAAGCAAATTGTTAAGCTCCTGCAATTAGAAGAACCTAATGCAAAATTTCGTATAGAAGTTATTGGTGGTGGATGTTCAGGTTTTAAATATAATTTGGGTTTTGATGTTAAAAGTAATCAAAATGATGTGATATTTCAAAAAGATGGTGCTTTAGTAGTGATAGATGAAACATCCTTAAATAGCTTTATGCAAGGTTCTATATTAGATTTTGTAGAAACCTTGGGAAGTAGTTATTTTGAAATAAAAAATCCTAATAGTTCGGCACGTTGTGGCTGTGGTAGTTCGTTTTCTATATAG
- a CDS encoding RDD family protein, which produces MYNKQIKYAGLRGRLTASLIDMTIVLLLSMPVIKLLDFMLYGHNTPKVMMEEVIKDMEQHHDAANLSPMHQFFTDPKVYDFFITHHGLEKFIISNIIQLILFMIIVIICWIKYQATPGKMLLSFKIVDATTLDKPNKKQLFIRFLGYFLSFIPLLLGFTAIIFSKKKQGWHDKLANTLVIKK; this is translated from the coding sequence ATGTATAATAAACAAATTAAGTACGCTGGATTAAGGGGACGTCTTACCGCAAGCTTAATAGACATGACTATTGTTCTTCTCTTATCGATGCCTGTAATTAAATTATTAGACTTTATGTTATATGGTCATAATACTCCTAAGGTTATGATGGAAGAAGTGATAAAAGATATGGAGCAACATCATGATGCGGCCAATCTTTCTCCTATGCATCAATTTTTTACTGATCCAAAAGTATATGATTTCTTTATTACGCATCATGGGTTAGAAAAGTTTATTATTAGTAATATAATTCAGCTGATATTATTTATGATTATTGTAATAATATGCTGGATAAAATATCAAGCTACTCCTGGTAAAATGTTACTATCTTTTAAAATTGTTGATGCTACCACTTTAGATAAACCTAATAAAAAACAATTATTTATAAGATTTTTGGGATATTTTTTATCTTTTATACCACTCTTACTTGGATTTACAGCGATAATTTTTTCTAAAAAAAAGCAAGGATGGCATGATAAATTGGCTAATACTTTAGTTATTAAAAAATAA
- the ispE gene encoding 4-diphosphocytidyl-2-C-methyl-D-erythritol kinase — protein sequence MTNTLKAKAKINLFLHVTSRTENNYHNLESIVAFANDIYDIISIKSSNSLYLTMDGPFSSSLSATDNLILKAAFCLQNYTNTSYGAHIHLTKNIPVAAGLGGGSSDAAAVLKLLNNFWKLDITDFTLYNICAKLGSDIPICYYGKYSYFSGKGEIITPIETTCPKIYALLINPLIATSTQAVFYNLREEEFSKPFSNRPQSFLHLLELIEFLKIQKNDLEKSAIRLVPEINDIINVLNSQNGCILSRMSGSGATCFGLFTSLEEAKHALTTIQKHHGNWWSDVTLLT from the coding sequence ATGACAAATACCCTAAAAGCTAAAGCAAAAATTAATCTTTTTTTGCATGTTACTTCTCGTACCGAAAATAATTATCATAATTTAGAAAGCATAGTAGCTTTTGCAAATGATATATATGACATTATCTCTATCAAATCTTCTAACTCTTTATATTTAACCATGGATGGACCATTTTCAAGTAGTCTTTCTGCAACTGACAATTTAATATTAAAAGCTGCATTTTGCTTACAAAATTATACCAATACTTCTTACGGTGCACATATACATTTAACAAAAAATATACCTGTAGCTGCTGGGCTAGGTGGAGGATCGTCTGATGCTGCCGCTGTGTTAAAGCTATTAAATAATTTTTGGAAGCTTGATATAACAGATTTTACTTTATATAACATATGTGCCAAGTTAGGTTCTGATATTCCAATATGCTATTATGGTAAATATTCTTATTTTTCAGGAAAAGGAGAAATTATTACGCCTATAGAAACTACTTGCCCAAAGATTTATGCTTTATTAATTAATCCACTTATAGCTACTTCAACTCAAGCGGTTTTTTACAATTTAAGAGAAGAGGAATTTTCAAAGCCTTTTTCAAACCGGCCCCAATCTTTTCTACATCTTCTAGAATTAATTGAGTTTTTAAAAATTCAAAAAAATGATTTAGAGAAAAGCGCAATTAGGCTGGTACCAGAAATAAATGATATTATTAACGTGTTAAATTCTCAAAATGGTTGTATACTAAGCAGAATGTCTGGGAGTGGCGCTACATGTTTTGGTTTATTTACTTCACTAGAAGAGGCAAAACATGCTTTAACAACCATACAAAAACATCACGGTAATTGGTGGAGTGATGTTACATTATTAACCTAG
- the virB9_2 gene encoding Type IV secretion system protein virB9, which translates to MIKSVLSLLSVCLVFLITAIPAYAIREAKPMAIDSRIKVMVYNPDDIFKYVGYYGYQGNIEFSESEVVDNISLGDTIAWQIVPSGKRIFLKPMEPDATTNMTVITNKRVYYFELHAKSAEDIEDPEIAFNIRFLYPDESGGEVVRHFSVSAEPDLSEPEKYNFNYTISGSNNISPLKIFDDRDFTYFQFREKNTEIPAFFIVDPEGNESIVNYRVSGKYIVVERVANRFTLRLGNDVLCVFNESMPFDLSSKKNKKNKK; encoded by the coding sequence ATGATAAAGTCAGTTTTATCTCTATTAAGTGTATGTTTAGTCTTTCTAATTACTGCTATACCTGCTTATGCAATTAGAGAAGCTAAACCTATGGCCATTGATAGTAGAATTAAAGTTATGGTCTACAACCCTGATGATATTTTCAAGTATGTAGGTTATTATGGTTATCAAGGAAATATAGAATTTTCTGAAAGCGAGGTTGTGGATAATATCTCGCTAGGCGATACGATAGCATGGCAGATTGTGCCTTCAGGTAAACGTATTTTTCTAAAACCTATGGAACCAGATGCTACTACTAATATGACTGTTATTACTAACAAAAGAGTATATTATTTTGAATTGCATGCCAAAAGTGCTGAAGATATTGAAGATCCAGAAATAGCGTTTAATATAAGATTTTTATATCCAGATGAAAGCGGAGGAGAAGTTGTAAGGCATTTTTCAGTTTCTGCTGAACCAGATTTAAGCGAGCCAGAAAAATATAATTTTAATTATACCATTAGCGGCAGTAATAATATTTCTCCTCTTAAAATCTTTGATGATAGGGATTTTACTTATTTTCAATTTAGGGAAAAAAACACGGAAATTCCAGCATTCTTTATAGTGGATCCTGAAGGTAATGAATCTATAGTAAATTATCGGGTTTCTGGTAAATATATAGTTGTAGAACGTGTTGCTAATCGTTTTACGTTGCGTCTTGGTAATGATGTATTATGCGTCTTTAATGAATCAATGCCATTTGATTTATCAAGTAAAAAAAACAAGAAAAATAAAAAATAG
- the virB8_2 gene encoding Type IV secretion system protein virB8: MDEINKSLLNNLKSGQYYHDGRLWYMRKYIYPILERSLLTFLFAIIAVTFLLISYAIYTQLPLKKIVPILVKIQNLTEDISVIHSIEYPNESTSISLAKYLASKYIIWRESYSYADIDTQINKIKNNSTKFVFKQFYNSLSLENANSPVLLYQQYITRSINIESVAVSNQAQSIIVKFSATIKDTNSGSEEKSLWLANISYDMSDIELIMKKNAPLNFLVTDYNVQEIK; encoded by the coding sequence ATGGATGAAATTAATAAATCTCTGCTAAATAATCTTAAAAGTGGCCAATATTACCATGATGGAAGATTGTGGTATATGCGTAAGTACATATACCCAATCCTTGAAAGATCTCTATTAACTTTTTTATTTGCAATAATAGCAGTTACGTTTTTACTTATTAGCTATGCAATATATACTCAATTACCTCTTAAAAAAATTGTTCCAATCCTAGTCAAAATTCAAAATCTTACAGAAGATATCTCAGTTATACATAGTATAGAATATCCAAATGAATCCACTAGTATCTCTTTAGCAAAATATTTAGCATCTAAATATATTATATGGCGTGAATCCTATTCTTATGCAGATATTGATACTCAAATTAATAAAATTAAAAATAATTCCACGAAATTTGTCTTTAAACAATTTTACAATAGTTTAAGTTTAGAAAATGCTAATAGTCCTGTCTTACTTTATCAGCAATATATAACTCGTTCTATAAATATAGAATCTGTTGCAGTATCAAATCAAGCCCAAAGTATAATTGTTAAATTTAGCGCAACAATTAAAGATACCAATAGCGGATCAGAAGAAAAATCTTTATGGTTAGCTAATATTTCGTATGATATGAGTGATATTGAACTAATAATGAAAAAAAATGCACCATTAAACTTTCTAGTCACTGATTATAATGTACAAGAAATAAAGTAA
- the fumC gene encoding Fumarate hydratase class II → MNNKFRTETDYFGPIDVPTESYWGAQTERSLHNFKIGQERMPKALIHAFALLKKAAAEINIELGLLDKKVGTAIGQAADEILKDQLIDQFPLVIWQTGSGTQTNMNLNEVIANRSIEILGGALGSKTPVHPNDHVNMGQSSNDSFPTAMHIATILEIHNKLLPAIKKLHTSITNKVKEFNHIVKIGRTHLQDATPITLGQEFSGYATQLEYGIERINTSLTRLYYLAQGGTAVGTGLNAHPEFAKKFAEKISNFTNLPFITAPNKFEALATNDAMAEISGCLNVLAVSLMKIANDIRWLGSGPRCGLGELHLPENEPGSSIMPGKINPTQCEALTQVCVQIMGNHTTITIACSQGNFELNVFKPVIIYNVLQSIQLLSDATISFTDNCINGIAANIDNINSALHHSLMLVTALNPHIGYDNAAKIAKKAHLENISLKESAIALGLLTDHEFDEWVKPEKMVGN, encoded by the coding sequence GTGAATAATAAATTTCGCACAGAAACTGATTATTTTGGCCCTATAGATGTGCCAACTGAATCTTATTGGGGAGCTCAAACAGAACGTTCTTTACATAATTTTAAAATTGGCCAAGAAAGGATGCCTAAAGCTTTAATTCATGCTTTTGCTTTACTAAAAAAAGCTGCTGCAGAAATTAATATAGAATTAGGTTTATTAGATAAGAAGGTAGGTACTGCTATCGGACAAGCTGCTGACGAAATCCTAAAAGATCAATTAATAGATCAATTTCCTTTAGTAATATGGCAAACAGGTTCTGGTACCCAAACTAATATGAATTTGAATGAAGTAATAGCAAACCGTTCTATTGAAATTTTAGGTGGAGCTTTAGGATCAAAAACTCCAGTACACCCAAATGATCATGTAAATATGGGGCAATCTTCTAATGATTCTTTTCCAACAGCAATGCATATTGCAACTATTCTTGAAATTCATAATAAATTATTGCCAGCAATTAAAAAATTACATACTTCTATTACAAATAAAGTGAAAGAATTTAATCACATCGTTAAAATTGGCAGAACACATCTTCAAGATGCTACCCCTATTACGCTAGGTCAAGAATTTTCTGGATATGCAACACAATTAGAATATGGTATAGAGCGTATTAATACTTCTTTAACTAGATTATATTATTTAGCTCAAGGCGGTACAGCTGTAGGCACAGGACTTAATGCACATCCAGAATTTGCCAAAAAATTTGCTGAAAAAATATCAAACTTTACTAATTTGCCCTTTATAACTGCTCCTAACAAATTTGAAGCACTAGCAACAAACGATGCTATGGCAGAAATTTCTGGATGTTTAAATGTGCTAGCCGTAAGTTTAATGAAAATTGCTAATGATATAAGATGGCTTGGTTCTGGGCCACGCTGTGGACTTGGAGAATTACATTTACCTGAAAATGAGCCAGGATCTTCCATCATGCCTGGCAAAATTAACCCTACACAATGTGAAGCTTTAACTCAAGTATGCGTACAAATAATGGGCAATCATACTACTATTACAATAGCTTGTTCTCAAGGTAATTTTGAGCTGAATGTATTTAAGCCAGTAATTATATATAATGTGTTGCAATCTATACAATTACTCAGTGATGCTACTATTAGTTTTACTGATAATTGTATTAATGGTATTGCGGCAAATATTGATAATATTAATTCAGCTTTACATCATTCTTTAATGCTAGTTACTGCACTTAATCCTCATATAGGATATGATAATGCAGCTAAGATCGCAAAGAAAGCTCATTTAGAAAACATTTCTCTGAAAGAGTCAGCAATTGCTCTTGGTTTATTAACAGACCATGAGTTTGATGAATGGGTAAAACCAGAAAAAATGGTGGGAAATTAG
- the cheR gene encoding Chemotaxis protein methyltransferase, producing MDLSTEDFDFITKLIKKRSGIALSEDKKYLVDSRLLNIVRNLNFSNLHDLINKIRINKDEGLITEVINAITTNETSFFRDIKPFEQIQTIVIPRLISMNPEKKLFRIWSAACSTGQEPYSVAMNIIENKTLSSYKFEIIATDISTTVLEKAKAGTYSQFEVQRGLPITLLIKYFNQNGDSWILDEKIRSMVTFKHLNLLEDSSSLGMFDIILCRNTLIYFETETRNTVLTMISKQLNRNGVLILGSTENTLGLEQNFVPLKETVAMFTLNDTIK from the coding sequence ATGGACTTATCAACAGAAGATTTTGATTTTATTACAAAATTAATAAAAAAACGTTCTGGTATAGCTTTATCTGAAGATAAAAAATATCTTGTGGATTCAAGACTATTAAACATAGTACGTAATTTAAATTTTAGTAACTTACATGATTTAATAAATAAAATTCGTATAAACAAGGATGAAGGATTAATTACAGAGGTAATTAATGCTATTACAACCAATGAAACTTCTTTTTTCCGCGATATAAAACCCTTTGAACAAATACAAACTATAGTCATCCCTAGGCTAATTTCAATGAATCCGGAGAAAAAACTTTTTCGTATTTGGAGTGCTGCTTGCTCTACTGGACAAGAGCCCTACTCTGTGGCTATGAACATAATTGAAAATAAAACCTTATCTTCCTATAAATTTGAAATTATTGCAACTGATATCTCAACTACAGTACTGGAAAAAGCCAAGGCAGGTACATATAGTCAATTTGAGGTACAACGTGGACTTCCTATTACCCTTCTTATTAAATATTTTAATCAAAATGGTGATTCTTGGATTTTAGATGAAAAGATACGTTCTATGGTAACGTTTAAACACCTTAATCTTTTAGAAGATTCTTCTAGCTTAGGTATGTTTGATATTATTTTATGTAGAAATACTTTAATATATTTTGAGACCGAGACTAGAAATACTGTCTTAACTATGATAAGTAAACAGTTAAATCGAAATGGTGTACTAATTTTAGGCTCTACTGAAAATACCTTAGGGTTAGAGCAAAATTTTGTACCTCTTAAGGAGACTGTAGCAATGTTTACACTAAACGATACAATAAAATAA
- the cheB gene encoding Chemotaxis response regulator protein-glutamate methylesterase, with protein MQHKNTIKVMVVDDSLFIRGSIIKILQTHPEIEVVTTANSGEAALAYIKRFKVEVLLLDIEMPDIDGITLLPKLLNIDPYLRIIMVSSLTKQYAPITIQALSMGAADYIEKPSSLNNGSIEIFKEQLLTKIKKYAPITIQALSMGAADYIEKPSSLNNGSIEIFKEQLLTKIKILGYSVKHIAKTIPAISIAQEEVIENKTLDIPTIKHIRNIPKAIAIASSTGGPQALQILFSNFVKSNILHLIPIFITQHMPPTFTSFLATHLSNTTQLPCIEVNDTNIVRPGTIYLAPGNFHMVAHKISEEIRVAINQDPPKNYCRPSADLMIDSLVDIYGASLLLIILTGMGKDGLDGATKLVQKGGQVIVQDEKSSIVWGMPGAVVNAGLCSTILSINDMASYITTIFNSKGFY; from the coding sequence ATGCAACATAAAAATACTATTAAAGTGATGGTTGTAGATGATTCTTTATTTATTAGAGGCTCTATTATAAAAATTTTACAAACTCATCCAGAAATAGAAGTAGTAACAACTGCCAATAGTGGAGAAGCGGCGCTCGCATATATAAAACGTTTTAAAGTTGAAGTATTATTATTAGATATTGAAATGCCTGATATAGATGGTATTACTTTACTACCAAAATTACTAAATATAGATCCTTATTTAAGAATTATTATGGTTTCTAGCCTAACTAAACAATATGCCCCTATTACAATACAAGCTCTATCAATGGGCGCAGCAGATTATATAGAAAAGCCTTCTTCACTTAACAATGGTTCTATAGAAATATTTAAAGAACAATTATTAACCAAAATTAAAAAATATGCCCCTATTACAATACAAGCTCTATCAATGGGCGCAGCAGATTATATAGAAAAGCCTTCTTCACTTAACAATGGTTCTATAGAAATATTTAAAGAACAATTATTAACCAAAATTAAAATTTTAGGGTACTCTGTAAAACATATAGCCAAAACAATACCTGCTATTTCTATAGCCCAAGAAGAGGTTATAGAGAATAAAACTCTAGACATTCCAACTATAAAACATATTCGTAATATACCTAAAGCTATAGCAATTGCTAGCTCTACTGGAGGGCCACAAGCTCTACAAATCCTATTCTCAAACTTTGTTAAAAGCAATATTTTGCATTTAATACCTATTTTTATAACCCAACATATGCCCCCAACTTTTACTAGTTTTTTAGCTACTCATTTAAGCAATACAACTCAACTACCCTGCATAGAAGTTAATGATACGAATATAGTTAGACCTGGCACTATCTATTTAGCTCCTGGAAATTTTCATATGGTTGCACATAAAATATCTGAAGAAATACGTGTAGCTATAAATCAAGATCCTCCTAAGAATTATTGCCGTCCTTCAGCAGACTTAATGATTGATTCTCTTGTTGATATATATGGGGCAAGTTTATTATTAATAATACTAACCGGCATGGGTAAAGATGGTTTAGATGGGGCTACTAAATTAGTACAAAAGGGTGGGCAAGTAATTGTACAAGATGAAAAAAGCAGCATTGTATGGGGTATGCCAGGAGCAGTGGTAAATGCTGGCCTTTGTAGCACTATACTATCTATTAATGATATGGCAAGCTATATAACAACTATATTCAATAGTAAGGGGTTTTATTAA
- the cheY_2 gene encoding Chemotaxis protein CheY: MKSCMIVDDSKVVRKFARRIVEELGFSVSEAGDGQEALSECEKNLPDVILLDWNMPNVDGLQFLNLFRKHQKWSHVIVIFCTTENELPKIKEALGAGANEYIMKPFDLEVVKNKFIQTGVL, from the coding sequence ATGAAATCTTGTATGATTGTAGATGATTCTAAAGTGGTAAGAAAATTTGCAAGGCGCATAGTAGAAGAATTAGGTTTTTCAGTAAGCGAAGCTGGGGATGGACAAGAAGCATTATCAGAATGCGAAAAAAATCTCCCTGATGTAATATTGCTAGATTGGAATATGCCAAATGTAGACGGTTTACAATTTTTAAATTTATTTAGAAAGCATCAGAAATGGTCACATGTAATTGTTATTTTTTGTACTACCGAAAATGAATTACCTAAAATCAAAGAAGCTTTAGGAGCAGGAGCAAATGAATACATTATGAAACCTTTTGATTTAGAAGTAGTAAAGAATAAATTTATTCAAACTGGTGTACTTTAA
- a CDS encoding Chemotaxis protein CheW, with product MNNNFLNSIQNNDLDIKNSDNEQKFVIINISGQLFGISVHVVRDVLSTHKITNIPLSPPEVLGSLNLRGRIVTVIDIRTILNIQSCVNQNYFMSVVVEHNGELYSLIVDYVNSVANLPKTEFIDNPKNLEPKWQEFSQGVYPSTKELIVILDINKLLNSITKN from the coding sequence ATGAATAACAACTTTTTAAATTCCATTCAAAACAATGATCTTGATATCAAAAACTCAGATAATGAACAAAAATTCGTTATCATTAACATCAGTGGACAATTATTTGGTATATCCGTACATGTAGTAAGGGATGTTTTATCAACCCATAAAATCACTAATATACCTTTATCTCCTCCAGAAGTTCTAGGATCCTTAAATTTAAGAGGACGAATTGTAACTGTTATAGATATAAGAACGATTTTAAATATTCAATCGTGTGTGAATCAAAATTATTTTATGAGTGTAGTAGTGGAGCATAATGGAGAATTATACAGTTTAATTGTAGATTATGTAAACAGCGTAGCAAATCTACCTAAAACAGAATTTATTGATAATCCTAAAAATTTGGAGCCCAAATGGCAAGAATTTTCTCAAGGGGTTTATCCTAGTACTAAAGAATTAATAGTAATTCTCGATATAAATAAATTACTAAATTCTATTACTAAAAATTAG